In bacterium, the sequence AATACTTTTGAGAAAGCTCTGGAAATAACAAATGTAAAGGCAGAGAGTTTAAAAGTGCCTGATTATTTCATTGATATAACTATCAACGAACTTGAATTTCATGAAAAGACTCTATTAATGTCCGAATACGGGTATGCAGATGCAAAAATGGACGTTACATTTGTACTTCCTGAAAATAACAAACCTTTAATGTTAGCTCAAATTAATGAAACTAAACAAACAGAAGGCTTCGACGTAAGTGGCAGCGCAGAAAAACTTTTAACCAATGTTCTGGAGACAGCCGGAGAAAAATTCATAACAGATGGAGTTGAAAAAGTAATTACAATGTCTCCTGCAGAAACAACTTCCTTTGTAATAAAAGAACCGCAAATAGCTGATAGTAAAGACAAATTCAATTCAACGTCTATGAAATATATGAATAACGAAAATAGTTTTGGAATAATAGCCAATCAACAAAAACTTTTTAGAAAAGAATATACAGGATATAATTCGGGAACAGAAATTTATTTTCTTGCACTGAAAGAAATTTCAGGATTTACCGGAGCAGGATTTGGTTGCTATCAAAATTTTGGTATTCATTTCTTAGTAACCCGCAGTATTGTCAGACCCGTAATTAGTCTTAATGGGGGAGCATCCTTTGGTTTCGAGAATTGTAACAATGAACTCAGTTTTGTTTTTACTTTTCTTTTCAAAGAATGCATTGGATTAGAGATAGGCAAGGAAAATCATTTTTTCTTTGTGGAAGGCGGGATTAATCAACGGATTTCATTATTGTCAAAAATGCTACCTGAAGATTATGGATATACCATTGGATTAGGTTTTACATCTAGAGTGGCGAGCAGGTAGCAACCTACAAAGAATTCTTATATTAAGTACTCTGCGTTATAGTTTTCGATCGAGGTTTTCGATATTTGTTTTTGTTTTCTCGATCTCCGTTTTTATGCCCATTTCAGTAAACAACTCGAGAGCCTTTTCATAACATTCTTTCGCTTCATTGATTTTTCCAATCATTCTATATGTATTTCCGATATTTCCCCAATCAGCGGCTTCACCCTTTTTGTTACCCATTTCCCTGTTAATATCAAAGGACCTCATATAATATTCCAATGCTTCATCAAATTGCTGCAAGTCATGATAGATATTCCCAATATTCCCTAAATCCTGTGCTTCTCCTTCCCTATTCCCTATTTCCTTATCAATTTTCATCGCCCTGTTATTATATTCCAGAGCTTCATCCAATTTTCCAAGCATTCCGTAAACAATCCCGATATTCCCTAACTGATTTGCCATACCTTGTTTTTTATCTATTTCCTCATAAATTTTAAGAGCTTTATTGTAATATTCTAATGCCTTATCCCATTCTCCCTGCATACGATAAATAACCCCGATATTTCCTAAATCTGCGGATTCGCTTTCTTTATTGCCTATTTCTTTATCAATATCAAGAGCCTTGTTTTGATATTCCAATGCTTTATCCAACGCGCCTTGTTTCCAGTAAACAAGACCAATGTTTCCCAAATATTCCGCTTCGCCTTTTTTATCGTTTATTTCTTTATAAACTCCAAGAGCCTGGTTGTAATACTCTAATGCTTTATCCAACGATCCTTCTCTCCAATATATAATTCCAATATCTCCTAGATTAATCGCTTCGCCTTTTTTATCGTTTATTTCCATTGCAAGATCTAATGACTCTTTATAACTACCGAGTGCCTGGCCTAATTTTCCCTGTTTGTAAAAACATAACCCAATAAGACTAAGATAATTTACTTTCGTTCTGCTATCCACGTGGGGAGACAACTTACGAAAAACTTCGATTGCATCTTTCCATTTCCCATCAATCATAGCTAAAACACCGTTCAATGCTTTGTATCCACCCAGTGTTTTGTCAGGAATTTTTAATTCTAATATATCATCCAATTTTTCACTTACTTCTTTAAACAATTTATTAGCTTCTCCTATCCGGATCCATAACACAAGGGCAACAGCAGCTATTACTAAAACTATTACCATAAATAATAAAATTGTATTTTCCATATTTGCATCCTTTTTTACCTAATTTATCATAAATAACCAATTCCGATCAGTGAAAATTGATACTATGAAGACAATATTTTGTCAATATTTTTTTCCATATCTCTTATTTTTGAAGATTTCAAACTTCCCGGGGAAGAAAATCGAAAAATAATTCTCACTTGACAAAGAAAATGGTTATTATTACTATATATATGATAGATGAAAACAGATTATGTAAAAACATCCGGGAACAGGATGAAAAAAGGGTTTATGTTTTTTTGTGTATTATTTTTTGCTTCTAAGTTGCAGGCAAATTGGGGAACTCCGGATACACTGTGGTCGTACGATAGTTGGGGAATAGTGCTTTCCAGTCCGGCTATTGCGGATATAAATGGCGACAACCTTTGCGAGATTATGTTTACCGATAATATAGGGAAAATTCATTCCCTAAACAGCACAGGGACTTTGAGATGGTCTTATTCGCTCGGGACTCCTTATTATATGAATTTTTGTTCGCCTGCAGTGGCTATAATAGACAACAGTGACACAGCATCAGTTATAGTTGCAAACGAGGGCATAAAACTTTACTGTTTAAATGCGGTTACCGGCAGTTTAAAATGGAGTTTTCCCACGGGATTTTCTCTTTCCCGCTACGGCGGTTCGCCCACCATAGCAAACGTAGATACTATGGGAGACCCTGAAATATTATTCGGAAGTTCTCGCGGAAAACTATTTTGTCTTAACAGCACCGGTGGAATAAAATGGTCATATTTCGTCGGAGATACTCTGGCAAACATTATAACTCCGGTTGTCGAAAGAATAGACACTACGTTGGAGCCTGCAGTTCTTACGACAAGCAAGGGTAGGCTTTTTTGTTTAAACGGGACTAACGGCAGTTTGCGTTGGGAATCCGACAGTGTTGGTGTAGGCGGGGAAATAAGCATAGCGGATTTAAATAGAGATTGTGAGCCGGAGATTATTACATCAGGGGGGGACAGTTTATTTTGCTTCGAAAAAGACGGCACTTTGAAGTGGGGAGCACTAGTATGCCCGATTGGAAATGCTTTAAGGTCTGCCATAGCAATTGCGGATTTAGATTTTCTTTCGGATTCTCTGCCGGAAATGCTCGTATTTTCCTGGGGGAAAGGGGTCACGGACACATCTACCCAAAGATTATATTGTGTCCGGGAGAATACGACCGGAACAGGAATAGATATGATATGGCAGCAAGGGGCATATGATAATGTATGGGGTGGTTCCGGTCCTGCGGCTTTTATCTGGGAAATAGACGACAATCATAGAGTAGCGGGGTGGTGCGGAAATTTTCTTGAAGTGTTCAACGGGGCTGATGGTAAACATCCGGACGGTAGCGGGAATTCTTTTTATCGTAACACACAGTTTTCATCACGCACGGCGTATGAATTCCCGGGCGTAGCGGATATAAACAATGACGGGCACAGCGAATTAGTTGCTATTTATGGAGTTTATGGATTCGGAGCATTGACTTCCACGGGATGGAAAGATTTAAGAAACGTAATGAATGAATACAACTATCACATTACCAACATTAATAACGACCTTACCATACCAAGAAAAGAGCTTCCCAGCTGGCTTTGGCATAATACATGGCTTGCCCAGGTGCCTTTGAAATATATATCCTGTCCGTCCGGCGCGGAAGAAGCGGCAAATGAGTTAATAAATAATAAATTAATTGTTAAGACTCATACTGAACCTTATTCAAAAATTGTTACAATAGAAATTACTTTGCCGGCGAAGATGAATGTAAAGTTAGACATATATGACATTGCGGGGAAGAAAATAAATACTTTAATAAATTCGGTGGAGGCTGCGGGGAGCAAGAAGATTCAATGGGATACGAAAACACAAATTTCGGGAATTTATCTTTATCGTTTAACGGCAGATAATGTTACAAAGACAGGGAAAATTGTATTGGTGAAGTAGGGCTTTTTAACCGCAGATAAACACAGATAAACGCAGAAATTCTGCAGGTGGATATTTAAGTTTTTAATCTCTACTTCATTAAGATTAGCTTCTTTGTTAGTTTAGTGGTACCTGTTGTTAGTCTCACAAAATAAACTCCTGTTTTTAGTTCGTTTGCGTTGAGGGTTGTGGAATAAGAACCAGCAGGTTTGAGTTCATTGAAAAGAGTTTTAACGCAACGCCCTGTTAAATCATAAATCGCAAGAGAGACATATCGAGGTTGGGAAACCTCTCCCACAAAATAAGTAATGACTGTAGATTTTGAGAAGGGGTTTTGAGAGATTTGGAGTGTAGGAATACTATGCCCTGACAATGGTGTACTTTCTTCGACTCGCAATATTTCAATACTAACATCGTCAATATAAAAAAAATTATTAGACCCGCCTATATTAAATTTGTTTTCTACCAGTGCTGATCCGTCACCATAGGAAATAAATTTTACTCCGCTTACAGGATTTTTTATGGTATCGCAAAATTCTGTCCAACCATACGAATAGTAATTCCCATCACCTTTAATTTCCCAAACTCTTTTCCAAACCCCGTTTATACAAAGTTGAACGGTA encodes:
- a CDS encoding tetratricopeptide repeat protein, encoding MENTILLFMVIVLVIAAVALVLWIRIGEANKLFKEVSEKLDDILELKIPDKTLGGYKALNGVLAMIDGKWKDAIEVFRKLSPHVDSRTKVNYLSLIGLCFYKQGKLGQALGSYKESLDLAMEINDKKGEAINLGDIGIIYWREGSLDKALEYYNQALGVYKEINDKKGEAEYLGNIGLVYWKQGALDKALEYQNKALDIDKEIGNKESESADLGNIGVIYRMQGEWDKALEYYNKALKIYEEIDKKQGMANQLGNIGIVYGMLGKLDEALEYNNRAMKIDKEIGNREGEAQDLGNIGNIYHDLQQFDEALEYYMRSFDINREMGNKKGEAADWGNIGNTYRMIGKINEAKECYEKALELFTEMGIKTEIEKTKTNIENLDRKL
- a CDS encoding T9SS type A sorting domain-containing protein, which translates into the protein MKKIFIFVILFVPLSVFADNLIFNGGFDMTPWDSGWTKNVTISTKRPQWITYIDSTIRAGTGKSYPNCCSLNTACTARYDGSNEVDTCWSIVKVRKEIFQTFTPVSNCIFKAWLSGWLLLSGHGMFTCSCGDTVQLCINGVWKRVWEIKGDGNYYSYGWTEFCDTIKNPVSGVKFISYGDGSALVENKFNIGGSNNFFYIDDVSIEILRVEESTPLSGHSIPTLQISQNPFSKSTVITYFVGEVSQPRYVSLAIYDLTGRCVKTLFNELKPAGSYSTTLNANELKTGVYFVRLTTGTTKLTKKLILMK
- a CDS encoding PQQ-binding-like beta-propeller repeat protein — translated: MKTDYVKTSGNRMKKGFMFFCVLFFASKLQANWGTPDTLWSYDSWGIVLSSPAIADINGDNLCEIMFTDNIGKIHSLNSTGTLRWSYSLGTPYYMNFCSPAVAIIDNSDTASVIVANEGIKLYCLNAVTGSLKWSFPTGFSLSRYGGSPTIANVDTMGDPEILFGSSRGKLFCLNSTGGIKWSYFVGDTLANIITPVVERIDTTLEPAVLTTSKGRLFCLNGTNGSLRWESDSVGVGGEISIADLNRDCEPEIITSGGDSLFCFEKDGTLKWGALVCPIGNALRSAIAIADLDFLSDSLPEMLVFSWGKGVTDTSTQRLYCVRENTTGTGIDMIWQQGAYDNVWGGSGPAAFIWEIDDNHRVAGWCGNFLEVFNGADGKHPDGSGNSFYRNTQFSSRTAYEFPGVADINNDGHSELVAIYGVYGFGALTSTGWKDLRNVMNEYNYHITNINNDLTIPRKELPSWLWHNTWLAQVPLKYISCPSGAEEAANELINNKLIVKTHTEPYSKIVTIEITLPAKMNVKLDIYDIAGKKINTLINSVEAAGSKKIQWDTKTQISGIYLYRLTADNVTKTGKIVLVK